The window AGCTTGGCACGCAGGTCGAACGGGATCGCCATGACGATCGGCTCGAACACGCGGGTCAGCCACTCGTGCGCGACCATCTCCTCGTCGGCGCCGAGGCGCGAGATGCGCGCCCGGAACTCGTCGAGGTCGTTCAGCAGCCGTCGGGCCTGGTTCTCCTCGACGTCGAGGCCCGTCAGCCGGATGAGGCGCCTCTGGTGGTGCCCGGCGTCGACGACCTTCGGTTCGATCGCCACGCGCGTGCCGTCGGAGGTCGTCTGCATCGACATCTCGCCGATGTCGAATCCCAGCGCGTTGAGCCGCTGCACCCGCTCGGTGATGCGCCATGACTCATCGACGGTGAAGGTCTCCTGGTCGGTGAGAGCCGCCCACAGCGACCAGTACGACGACATGATGCCGTCGGCGATCTGCACCGCGTCGATGCCGCCCTCCAGGCGGCCGCCCGCCTCGAGGTCCATGATCTCGCCGGCGATGTTCGTGCGGGCAACGTCGAGGTCGTGCTCGCGCTGCCCCCGCGTCAGGCCGCCCTCGTGGAGCTCGCCGGTCTCGGCGTCGACGAGATACGCGGCGAAGGCGCCCGCGTCGCGGCGGAAGAGGGTGTTCGAGAGCGAGACGTCGCCCCAGAAGAACCCGACGTTGTGCAGACGCACCAGGAGCACCGCGAGGGCGTCGACCAGTCGGGTGGCGGTATCGGGCCGCAGCACCTGGGTGAACAGCGCGCGGTAGGGAAGCGAGAACCGCAGGTGCGCGGTGACGAGCGCCGCGGGGAGGGGCTCGCCGTCGGCGCCGGTCCGGCCCGCGATCACGGCGACGCGATCCACGCACGGAGCGTCGAGACGGGTGAGGTTGCCGAGCATGTCGTACTCGCGGCGCGCCATCTCCTCGGTGGTCTCCTTGATCGCGACCACGCGGCCCGACAGGTTCGCGAACCGCACGAGGTGACGCGAGAGACCCTTCGGCAGGAAGACGATGTTGCTGCTGGGCCATTCGGCCAGCGGTGTCGACCAGGGGAGGGCGAGCAGCCCCGGGTCGACGGAGCTGGCGGTGATGCTGAGGGAGTCGGACACGAGACCTTCCTTCACAAAGACGCGGCGCGTCCGTCGGACCCTTCGATGGACTCGAGGACCGACGGACGCGCCGCGACGGTGCTTCTGACGCTGTTCGTCCTGGCTTACGCCGAGGCGATGGCCTTGTCGTTCAGGCGCTCGCCCGACTCGGCGTCGAACGCGTGGACGTGGCCGGCGCTGGCGGCCAGGGTGACCGTCTCGCCCGCGTTCGGGTGGCTGCGGCCGTCGACGCGCGCGACGAGGTCGGCGCGCTTGCCGTTGATCTCGGTGTGGCCGTAGAGGTAGCCGTCTGCGCCGAGCTCCTCG is drawn from Microbacterium hatanonis and contains these coding sequences:
- a CDS encoding DUF4032 domain-containing protein gives rise to the protein MSDSLSITASSVDPGLLALPWSTPLAEWPSSNIVFLPKGLSRHLVRFANLSGRVVAIKETTEEMARREYDMLGNLTRLDAPCVDRVAVIAGRTGADGEPLPAALVTAHLRFSLPYRALFTQVLRPDTATRLVDALAVLLVRLHNVGFFWGDVSLSNTLFRRDAGAFAAYLVDAETGELHEGGLTRGQREHDLDVARTNIAGEIMDLEAGGRLEGGIDAVQIADGIMSSYWSLWAALTDQETFTVDESWRITERVQRLNALGFDIGEMSMQTTSDGTRVAIEPKVVDAGHHQRRLIRLTGLDVEENQARRLLNDLDEFRARISRLGADEEMVAHEWLTRVFEPIVMAIPFDLRAKLEPAEVFHQVLEHRWYMSQARGRAVPLAEVLTSYIDDVLRHRRDEATLMGPSTETLTIPVVTGSIPTPDPADDIDWRDLV